A region of Anopheles merus strain MAF chromosome 2R, AmerM5.1, whole genome shotgun sequence DNA encodes the following proteins:
- the LOC121588623 gene encoding uncharacterized protein LOC121588623 isoform X3, with translation MNRNKLMFRSSIFKTTMSAKTRRSYSMVSIMDVKSDRQVCDNRVIVSQSAVSQKSIDLDISLRPIISPTEDRDIGSLASNNPHTTNVKQSQQPCSSSVSSLATGSDSYNHDITDTDLAKKSMKLNLVSSSNDNKFTESSIRHGSIKAESSGTSVGASTSSVVTTTTAIIMKHRKLKDRSLSDEIGSPKSPAATTGMGITDCALMFAPTISPSIQLEVVDDRKALRDALYQGIFHRHRRTIFAVGSFLRMLKSRNSSYNTIRSSSEGEDDTK, from the exons ATGAATAGGAACAAATTAATG TTTAGATCgtcaatattcaaaacaacaaTGTCGGCGAAAACAAG GAGATCGTATAGCATGGTTTCAATTATGGATGTAAAATCGGACAGACAGGTCTGTGATAATCGTGTAATAGTATCGCAAAGTGCGGTAAGCCAAAAGTCGATTGATCTAGATATCTCGCTTAGACCAATCATCTCACCGACAGAAGATCGTGATATAGGTAGTTTGGCGTCGAATAATCCACATACTACTAACGTGAAACAGTCACAGCAGCCTTGTTCATCTTCAGTGTCATCTCTAGCGACTGGATCTGATTCGTATAACCATGATATTACCGATACAgatttggcaaaaaaaagtatgaaattaaatttagtgAGCTCATCTAATGATAATAAGTTTACAGAAAGCAGTATTCGTCACGGATCAATCAAGGCAGAATCTTCAGGTACCAGTGTAGGAGCTAGCACCAGTAGCGTTGTTACAACTACCACAGCTATCATCATGAAGCATCGCAAACTGAAAGACCGCTCGTTAAGCGATGAAATAGGATCTCCTAAATCACCTGCTGCAACAACAG GTATGGGCATCACTGATTGCGCATTAATGTTTGCCCCTACAATATCACCATCCATTCAATTAGAAGTAGTCGACGATCGGAAAGCACTAAGAGATGCTCTGTATCAAGGAATATTTCATCGACATCGGCGAACTATATTTGCCGTGGGAAGCTTTCTACGCATGTTGAAAAGTCGAAATTCTTCATACAATACAATCCGCAGTTCCTCGGAGGGAGAGGACGATACAAAATGA
- the LOC121588623 gene encoding uncharacterized protein LOC121588623 isoform X5, translating to MNRNKLMFRSSIFKTTMSAKTRRSYSMVSIMDVKSDRQVCDNRVIVSQSAVSQKSIDLDISLRPIISPTEDRDIGSLASNNPHTTNVKQSQQPCSSSVSSLATGSDSYNHDITDTDLAKKSMKLNLVSSSNDNKFTESSIRHGSIKAESSGTSVGASTSSVVTTTTAIIMKHRKLKDRSLSDEIGSPKSPAATTEVVDDRKALRDALYQGIFHRHRRTIFAVGSFLRMLKSRNSSYNTIRSSSEGEDDTK from the exons ATGAATAGGAACAAATTAATG TTTAGATCgtcaatattcaaaacaacaaTGTCGGCGAAAACAAG GAGATCGTATAGCATGGTTTCAATTATGGATGTAAAATCGGACAGACAGGTCTGTGATAATCGTGTAATAGTATCGCAAAGTGCGGTAAGCCAAAAGTCGATTGATCTAGATATCTCGCTTAGACCAATCATCTCACCGACAGAAGATCGTGATATAGGTAGTTTGGCGTCGAATAATCCACATACTACTAACGTGAAACAGTCACAGCAGCCTTGTTCATCTTCAGTGTCATCTCTAGCGACTGGATCTGATTCGTATAACCATGATATTACCGATACAgatttggcaaaaaaaagtatgaaattaaatttagtgAGCTCATCTAATGATAATAAGTTTACAGAAAGCAGTATTCGTCACGGATCAATCAAGGCAGAATCTTCAGGTACCAGTGTAGGAGCTAGCACCAGTAGCGTTGTTACAACTACCACAGCTATCATCATGAAGCATCGCAAACTGAAAGACCGCTCGTTAAGCGATGAAATAGGATCTCCTAAATCACCTGCTGCAACAACAG AAGTAGTCGACGATCGGAAAGCACTAAGAGATGCTCTGTATCAAGGAATATTTCATCGACATCGGCGAACTATATTTGCCGTGGGAAGCTTTCTACGCATGTTGAAAAGTCGAAATTCTTCATACAATACAATCCGCAGTTCCTCGGAGGGAGAGGACGATACAAAATGA
- the LOC121588623 gene encoding uncharacterized protein LOC121588623 isoform X6 produces MNRNKLMFRSSIFKTTMSAKTRRSYSMVSIMDVKSDRQVCDNRVIVSQSAVSQKSIDLDISLRPIISPTEDRDIGSLASNNPHTTNVKQSQQPCSSSVSSLATGSDSYNHDITDTDLAKKSMKLNLVSSSNDNKFTESSIRHGSIKAESSGTSVGASTSSVVTTTTAIIMKHRKLKDRSLSDEIGSPKSPAATTVVDDRKALRDALYQGIFHRHRRTIFAVGSFLRMLKSRNSSYNTIRSSSEGEDDTK; encoded by the exons ATGAATAGGAACAAATTAATG TTTAGATCgtcaatattcaaaacaacaaTGTCGGCGAAAACAAG GAGATCGTATAGCATGGTTTCAATTATGGATGTAAAATCGGACAGACAGGTCTGTGATAATCGTGTAATAGTATCGCAAAGTGCGGTAAGCCAAAAGTCGATTGATCTAGATATCTCGCTTAGACCAATCATCTCACCGACAGAAGATCGTGATATAGGTAGTTTGGCGTCGAATAATCCACATACTACTAACGTGAAACAGTCACAGCAGCCTTGTTCATCTTCAGTGTCATCTCTAGCGACTGGATCTGATTCGTATAACCATGATATTACCGATACAgatttggcaaaaaaaagtatgaaattaaatttagtgAGCTCATCTAATGATAATAAGTTTACAGAAAGCAGTATTCGTCACGGATCAATCAAGGCAGAATCTTCAGGTACCAGTGTAGGAGCTAGCACCAGTAGCGTTGTTACAACTACCACAGCTATCATCATGAAGCATCGCAAACTGAAAGACCGCTCGTTAAGCGATGAAATAGGATCTCCTAAATCACCTGCTGCAACAACAG TAGTCGACGATCGGAAAGCACTAAGAGATGCTCTGTATCAAGGAATATTTCATCGACATCGGCGAACTATATTTGCCGTGGGAAGCTTTCTACGCATGTTGAAAAGTCGAAATTCTTCATACAATACAATCCGCAGTTCCTCGGAGGGAGAGGACGATACAAAATGA
- the LOC121588623 gene encoding TNF receptor-associated factor family protein DDB_G0272098 isoform X1 has translation MNKKSGLQSRCRQTIHLKEYDSCWTHRNLPRRYALHISCINLPECKILDRQYSKQQCRRKQGTELQTRLHGSHLTELIPVQFHSLSDATTLSELKKVLNVKGRYLKTSDSTAVTWFESSNNNAFLHKNNRLTTLNPYNLPTTCLKTRINRNHAIPSDIHCNVPATAAAPLHSIYSKLATKPASRIKLDCLEVVQQLDITRESLCDHNRPNSTRLHFKTNSIQTILKYYQSNGILWHINYIQRCLSIDQKKHNISLVSDIGQFKYQKNQSSNIYQQGKTQKEKNTSSIMNTFSIGLINEAKRDKINTLLDDFHQIKLEPSNDSEPSRCAPKIILTDFSSNNIDRIKNSEQYVKNKLLEDKSETNNNECVQKDSRKRNVNNNNSEGHNFLSIPGLYYSRKSVSKSSICDCYCSEARPP, from the exons ATGAACAAAAAGAGCGGCTTACAATCTCGCTGTCGACAAACAATTCATCTAAAAGAATATGATAGCTGTTGGACACATAGAAATCTGCCCAGAAGATATGCTTTACACATTTCTTGCATAAACTTGCCTGAATGTAAAAT TTTAGATCgtcaatattcaaaacaacaaTGTCGGCGAAAACAAGGTACTGAACTACAAACGCGTCTGCATGGAAGCCATTTAACTGAACTAATTCCAGTGCAGTTTCATTCCCTAAGTGACGCAACTACATTATCAGAATTGAAAAAAGTATTGAATGTTAAAGgaagatatttaaaaacatccGATTCTACAGCGGTTACTTGGTTTGAGTCATCCAACAACAACGCCtttttacacaaaaacaatCGATTGACAACGTTGAATCCATACAACCTTCCAACCACGTGTTTAAAAACTAGAATAAATAGGAACCATGCTATACCTAGCGACATACATTGCAACGTGCCTGCCACCGCAGCTGCACCGTTGCATTCAATCTACAGTAAACTTGCAACAAAACCGGCTTCACGAATAAAATTAGACTGTCTTGAGGTTGTTCAACAACTAGACATTACTCGGGAGTCTCTATGTGATCATAATAGACCGAACAGTACGCGTTTGCATTTTAAGACAAATAGTATACAAACTATATTGAAATATTATCAGAGCAACGGTATTCTGTGGCACATCAACTACATACAGCGGTGCTTGTCAATAGACCAAAAGAAACACAATATATCTCTAGTATCAGATATTGGACAAtttaaatatcaaaaaaatcaaagcagTAATATCTACCAGCAAGGTAAAActcaaaaggaaaaaaatacctCGAGTATTATGAACACATTTTCGATTGGATTAATAAACGAAGCAAAACGAGACAAGATCAACACATTATTAGatgattttcatcaaataaAACTGGAACCGAGTAATGATTCTGAGCCGTCACGTTGTGCGCCAAAAATCATTCTTACGGACTTTTCCAGCAATAATATAGATCGTATAAAAAATAGTGAACAATATGTAAAGAACAAATTACTTGAAGACAAATCGGAGACAAATAATAATGAATGTGTTCAAAAGGATAGCCGTAAAAGAAATGTGAACAACAATAACAGTGAAGGACataattttctttcgattcCTGGGTTATATTACAGCCGAAAAAGTGTATCTAAATCGAGCATTTGTGATTGCTACTGCAGTGAAGCTAGACCACCGTGA
- the LOC121588623 gene encoding uncharacterized protein LOC121588623 isoform X2: MNKKSGLQSRCRQTIHLKEYDSCWTHRNLPRRYALHISCINLPECKILDRQYSKQQCRRKQGTELQTRLHGSHLTELIPVQFHSLSDATTLSELKKVLNVKGRYLKTSDSTAVTWFESSNNNAFLHKNNRLTTLNPYNLPTTCLKTRINRNHAIPSDIHCNVPATAAAPLHSIYSKLATKPASRIKLDCLEVVQQLDITRESLCDHNRPNSTRLHFKTNSIQTILKYYQSNGILWHINYIQRCLSIDQKKHNISLVSDIGQFKYQKNQSSNIYQQAEKVYLNRAFVIATAVKLDHRDVENFNFEYFA, from the exons ATGAACAAAAAGAGCGGCTTACAATCTCGCTGTCGACAAACAATTCATCTAAAAGAATATGATAGCTGTTGGACACATAGAAATCTGCCCAGAAGATATGCTTTACACATTTCTTGCATAAACTTGCCTGAATGTAAAAT TTTAGATCgtcaatattcaaaacaacaaTGTCGGCGAAAACAAGGTACTGAACTACAAACGCGTCTGCATGGAAGCCATTTAACTGAACTAATTCCAGTGCAGTTTCATTCCCTAAGTGACGCAACTACATTATCAGAATTGAAAAAAGTATTGAATGTTAAAGgaagatatttaaaaacatccGATTCTACAGCGGTTACTTGGTTTGAGTCATCCAACAACAACGCCtttttacacaaaaacaatCGATTGACAACGTTGAATCCATACAACCTTCCAACCACGTGTTTAAAAACTAGAATAAATAGGAACCATGCTATACCTAGCGACATACATTGCAACGTGCCTGCCACCGCAGCTGCACCGTTGCATTCAATCTACAGTAAACTTGCAACAAAACCGGCTTCACGAATAAAATTAGACTGTCTTGAGGTTGTTCAACAACTAGACATTACTCGGGAGTCTCTATGTGATCATAATAGACCGAACAGTACGCGTTTGCATTTTAAGACAAATAGTATACAAACTATATTGAAATATTATCAGAGCAACGGTATTCTGTGGCACATCAACTACATACAGCGGTGCTTGTCAATAGACCAAAAGAAACACAATATATCTCTAGTATCAGATATTGGACAAtttaaatatcaaaaaaatcaaagcagTAATATCTACCAGCAAG CCGAAAAAGTGTATCTAAATCGAGCATTTGTGATTGCTACTGCAGTGAAGCTAGACCACCGTGACGTTGAAAATTTTAACTTTGAATACTTTGCGTAA
- the LOC121588623 gene encoding uncharacterized protein LOC121588623 isoform X4, translating to MSAKTRRSYSMVSIMDVKSDRQVCDNRVIVSQSAVSQKSIDLDISLRPIISPTEDRDIGSLASNNPHTTNVKQSQQPCSSSVSSLATGSDSYNHDITDTDLAKKSMKLNLVSSSNDNKFTESSIRHGSIKAESSGTSVGASTSSVVTTTTAIIMKHRKLKDRSLSDEIGSPKSPAATTGMGITDCALMFAPTISPSIQLEVVDDRKALRDALYQGIFHRHRRTIFAVGSFLRMLKSRNSSYNTIRSSSEGEDDTK from the exons aTGTCGGCGAAAACAAG GAGATCGTATAGCATGGTTTCAATTATGGATGTAAAATCGGACAGACAGGTCTGTGATAATCGTGTAATAGTATCGCAAAGTGCGGTAAGCCAAAAGTCGATTGATCTAGATATCTCGCTTAGACCAATCATCTCACCGACAGAAGATCGTGATATAGGTAGTTTGGCGTCGAATAATCCACATACTACTAACGTGAAACAGTCACAGCAGCCTTGTTCATCTTCAGTGTCATCTCTAGCGACTGGATCTGATTCGTATAACCATGATATTACCGATACAgatttggcaaaaaaaagtatgaaattaaatttagtgAGCTCATCTAATGATAATAAGTTTACAGAAAGCAGTATTCGTCACGGATCAATCAAGGCAGAATCTTCAGGTACCAGTGTAGGAGCTAGCACCAGTAGCGTTGTTACAACTACCACAGCTATCATCATGAAGCATCGCAAACTGAAAGACCGCTCGTTAAGCGATGAAATAGGATCTCCTAAATCACCTGCTGCAACAACAG GTATGGGCATCACTGATTGCGCATTAATGTTTGCCCCTACAATATCACCATCCATTCAATTAGAAGTAGTCGACGATCGGAAAGCACTAAGAGATGCTCTGTATCAAGGAATATTTCATCGACATCGGCGAACTATATTTGCCGTGGGAAGCTTTCTACGCATGTTGAAAAGTCGAAATTCTTCATACAATACAATCCGCAGTTCCTCGGAGGGAGAGGACGATACAAAATGA
- the LOC121588623 gene encoding uncharacterized protein LOC121588623 isoform X7, with product MVSIMDVKSDRQVCDNRVIVSQSAVSQKSIDLDISLRPIISPTEDRDIGSLASNNPHTTNVKQSQQPCSSSVSSLATGSDSYNHDITDTDLAKKSMKLNLVSSSNDNKFTESSIRHGSIKAESSGTSVGASTSSVVTTTTAIIMKHRKLKDRSLSDEIGSPKSPAATTGMGITDCALMFAPTISPSIQLEVVDDRKALRDALYQGIFHRHRRTIFAVGSFLRMLKSRNSSYNTIRSSSEGEDDTK from the exons ATGGTTTCAATTATGGATGTAAAATCGGACAGACAGGTCTGTGATAATCGTGTAATAGTATCGCAAAGTGCGGTAAGCCAAAAGTCGATTGATCTAGATATCTCGCTTAGACCAATCATCTCACCGACAGAAGATCGTGATATAGGTAGTTTGGCGTCGAATAATCCACATACTACTAACGTGAAACAGTCACAGCAGCCTTGTTCATCTTCAGTGTCATCTCTAGCGACTGGATCTGATTCGTATAACCATGATATTACCGATACAgatttggcaaaaaaaagtatgaaattaaatttagtgAGCTCATCTAATGATAATAAGTTTACAGAAAGCAGTATTCGTCACGGATCAATCAAGGCAGAATCTTCAGGTACCAGTGTAGGAGCTAGCACCAGTAGCGTTGTTACAACTACCACAGCTATCATCATGAAGCATCGCAAACTGAAAGACCGCTCGTTAAGCGATGAAATAGGATCTCCTAAATCACCTGCTGCAACAACAG GTATGGGCATCACTGATTGCGCATTAATGTTTGCCCCTACAATATCACCATCCATTCAATTAGAAGTAGTCGACGATCGGAAAGCACTAAGAGATGCTCTGTATCAAGGAATATTTCATCGACATCGGCGAACTATATTTGCCGTGGGAAGCTTTCTACGCATGTTGAAAAGTCGAAATTCTTCATACAATACAATCCGCAGTTCCTCGGAGGGAGAGGACGATACAAAATGA